A DNA window from Mycolicibacter terrae contains the following coding sequences:
- the rpsT gene encoding 30S ribosomal protein S20, producing MANIKSQVKRNRTNERARLRNQSVKSAVRTAIRSFREAAEAGDKEKAGELLVTTSRKLDKAASKGVIHKNQAANKKSALAQTLNKL from the coding sequence GTGGCCAACATCAAGTCGCAGGTGAAGCGCAACCGGACCAACGAGCGCGCCCGGCTGCGCAACCAGTCGGTGAAGTCGGCGGTGCGCACCGCGATCCGCTCCTTCCGGGAGGCCGCCGAGGCCGGCGACAAGGAGAAGGCCGGCGAGCTGCTGGTGACGACCAGCCGCAAGCTCGACAAGGCCGCGAGCAAGGGCGTGATCCACAAGAACCAGGCCGCCAACAAGAAGTCGGCGCTGGCGCAGACCCTCAACAAGCTCTGA
- a CDS encoding CBS domain-containing protein, which translates to MRIADVLRNKGAAVVTIHPDATVMELLAGLAEHNIGAMVVIGPDGLEGVASERDVVRQLHVHGASLLARPVSAIMTTVVATCTKSDTADEVSMLMTEHRARHIPVLEDGRLAGIVSIGDVVKSRMEELQAEQAQLRSYISQG; encoded by the coding sequence ATGCGGATCGCGGATGTATTGCGGAACAAGGGCGCGGCGGTGGTGACCATCCATCCGGATGCCACCGTCATGGAGTTGCTGGCCGGTCTGGCCGAGCACAACATCGGGGCCATGGTGGTGATCGGCCCCGACGGCCTGGAGGGGGTGGCCTCCGAGCGTGACGTGGTACGCCAGTTGCACGTCCACGGCGCCAGCCTGCTGGCCCGGCCGGTATCGGCGATCATGACCACGGTGGTCGCGACGTGCACCAAATCCGACACCGCCGATGAGGTCAGCATGCTCATGACCGAGCACCGGGCGCGCCACATACCGGTGCTCGAGGACGGCCGGCTGGCCGGGATCGTCAGCATCGGCGACGTGGTCAAGTCGCGGATGGAGGAGCTGCAGGCCGAGCAGGCGCAGCTTCGCTCCTACATCAGCCAGGGATAA
- a CDS encoding ribonuclease Z, which translates to MTIEITLLGTGSPIPDPNRAGPSTLIRAGGQALLVDCGRGVLQRMAAAGASANTLSALLLTHLHSDHIADLGDLLITRWVTTFTPDPTPLPIIGPPGTADVVEATLRAFGHDIGYRIAHHADLTTPPPVEVREHTTGQVWDRDGMQITVAPTDHRPVTPTIGFRVEYTDGSGTASVVLAGDTVPCDSLDALAAGAGALVHTVIRKDLIAALPQQRIRDICDYHSSVAEAAATARRAGVDTLVLTHYVPAIAPGQEEQWRALAAAEFDGPIELGDDLHRVEVVAEG; encoded by the coding sequence ATGACGATCGAGATCACCCTGCTGGGCACCGGAAGTCCGATTCCCGACCCGAACCGCGCCGGACCGTCGACCCTGATCCGGGCCGGTGGCCAGGCGCTGCTGGTGGACTGCGGGCGGGGGGTGTTACAGCGGATGGCAGCCGCCGGCGCATCCGCCAACACGCTGTCGGCGCTGCTGCTCACCCATCTGCACAGTGACCACATCGCCGACCTCGGCGACCTGCTGATCACCCGGTGGGTCACCACGTTCACACCCGACCCCACACCACTGCCGATCATCGGCCCGCCGGGAACCGCGGATGTCGTCGAGGCGACGCTGCGAGCCTTCGGGCACGACATCGGTTACCGGATCGCCCACCACGCAGACCTGACCACACCGCCTCCGGTTGAGGTCCGCGAGCACACCACCGGCCAAGTTTGGGATCGCGACGGCATGCAGATCACCGTGGCGCCCACCGACCATCGGCCGGTGACGCCCACGATCGGGTTCCGGGTCGAATACACCGACGGGTCCGGGACCGCCTCGGTGGTGCTGGCCGGGGACACCGTGCCCTGTGACAGTCTCGACGCGTTGGCCGCCGGAGCCGGTGCGCTGGTGCACACCGTGATCCGCAAGGACCTCATCGCCGCGCTCCCCCAGCAGCGGATCCGCGACATCTGCGACTACCACTCCTCGGTGGCCGAGGCCGCCGCGACCGCCCGGCGCGCCGGGGTCGACACGCTGGTGCTGACCCATTACGTGCCCGCCATCGCACCCGGGCAGGAAGAGCAGTGGCGTGCGCTGGCCGCCGCGGAGTTCGACGGGCCGATCGAACTCGGCGACGACCTGCACCGGGTCGAGGTGGTCGCGGAAGGCTGA